A stretch of DNA from Treponema primitia ZAS-1:
AATAGTGCAATCCTGTCGCCGTAGGTATCAACCCAGTAGGGGAAGGGGGCAATCTGATCTTCGTTTGAATGTTTCGCGTTTATCCCAATCCCTATCAAATCATCCATAACTGGGAATATTTTACCGCAGCAATGGAGAACAAAGGGGTGTTGGTTGCCATGCACCACGTTTATTACCCGCTTATAGGCGGGTAATATATGTTCGCGGATATCATCCGGGGACAGCAGGGTACTGGTTTTATATCCTAAATCATCCCCAAAGCGCATAATACAATAGGCGTTGGAAAAGGTTTGTATAAAATCTTTCCATATTTGTTCTATAACATCGCCCATTTTTTGAAAGAGTAATGGAAATAATTCCTCGTCCTCATATTTCATGATACATAATTTTTCATAGCCCACAATGTCCTGGATACATTCAAAAACACCGTTCCCCGGTCCACCTACCCCTTTCATCCCCGCAGGAAGATTATTGCTAAATGCCTGAAACAGGGGATAATATTTTTCTTTGAATAATTCGGGAACCTTCTCCCAGGGATACTTATTAAAATCCTCCATAGTGTGAACTGACCCCGGTTCGTGTCCGTACAAAGCCTTGTTTCCCGGCAACACATCGGAGATAATACACTCGAACGGTATGGCGTCATACCCCATATCTTCAAAAAAATTATTGTATATCCTGAAATATTCATTCAGCTCCGGTTTACCACCGTTGATCAGATCGGAAAATTTTTTATTAATAATATCTTCAATCACATTATTTGCTACAATATGATCATATAAAGATACCCACCCGCTTTGTTTATTTCTAACCGCGTCGACAATTCTCGTATAATCACCCATAATTTAGCATCCTTCTCTTATTATCTATTGGTCGTTAACAAAAATCCCGAACAGCCTTAAACATCTCCACTACATTGACCGGGGGAATATCCGCAAGGATATTGTGGACCTGCTGGAAAATAAAGCCCCCACCATTGTTCAGGATCTCCAGGTTCTTCTTCACGTGGGGCCCTATCTCGCTAGGCTTTCCCTGGGGAAGCATCCTACGGGTATCACAGCCGCCGCCCCAAAGGGTCAGCTTGCCGTAAAGTTCCTTTTTTAAGTCCTCCAGGGCCATATCTTTGCAGGTAAACTGTACCGGATTAATGGCGTCAAGACCAGCGTCAGCCAAGAGGGGCATTAAGGGACGGACGCCGCCGCAGCAGTGGAGACAGATCTTCATTGCCGGGAAGCGTTCATGGATATAGGACCACATTTTCTTTTCCCGCGGGTAAAAGAAATCCATGTACACTTCCGGTGAAAACTGGGGACCACCCTGGGTACCCATATCATCTCCAAAACCGATCACATCAATGTAATCCCCCACCGAATCAAGGTAGGCCTTCAGGTTGACCATGTGCCTATCCAACAATACATCTAAAAATTTGTGTATCCGCTCGGGGTTTGCCAAAAGATCGCAGAGCAGATTATCCATGCGGAATATATATTGGGCGGTTTCCACCAGATTACCACCAAAGATACCGTAAATTGCCCGATCAGTTTTTCCCCTGGTGGCAGCGGCAATTTCACGCAGCTCCCGGGCGCCGGCGGGGGTCTTAAAATCTATTGGCATGGGCGGACTGGGAACCATGAGCCACATCACATCGTTTTGTATATCATCGTAATCGGAAAAATCATCCTTTTCATCATCATTAGCCAGGGGATATAGGGCCTGTTCAAAATAGTAACAACCCTGCGGCTGCTTGCCGACAATGGTCCCCTTAGAATTATAGATAAAACTACCGTTTCCCTGGCGGCGCACATCAACACAGACCGGAACCTTACAGGGGGTACCATCTTCAAGTTCCCAGTCCTTCCAGTATTCCGGTTTTTTATCAAAGTCGCAGCCAAGCTGAAAGGTGTCCACATCGAATTTATCGAGTACATCCTGTTCAACAATAGCAAGCTGCTGGATAATATCGTATATATACAGCGGACTTGGAGGAAGGTCCAGATATTTGCGTAAATTTTGATACGCTATTACATTAATGCCGCTGGATCGATGGGCATTAAAGTCTATGGGTACCCGATCGGGCTGTTTAAAATTCAAGGAAGCCATTACCCTTTCTCTGCTTGTCATTGTTTAATCCTCCTATAACTATAAGAACACATTTATTTCTATTCAGTAAGACCGGACTGCATGGTAAATCCCTTAATAAAATACTTTCGTAAAACAATAAATAATAATACGGTGGGGATGGATGTAAAAATTACTCCGGCCATCATAACGGGAATTTTTCCTCCACCGGTACCGGTAGACTGGGCTACCGCCACCATGATGGGTCTGACCTTTTCGCTTGAAGAAAGGATCATGCCAAAGAGCAGATCATTCCAAATCCACATTCCCTGAAATAATGCTACCACCGCGGTGGGCGCTTTTAACTGGGGCAGATAAATACGAAAAAATATTCCCACCGGCCCGCATCCGTCTATCATGGCTGCCTGCATGATCTGATTATCCATGTTCAGAAAATAACCGCGGTACAAAAATGTTGCAAATGGGGTACATATGGCGGAATACAA
This window harbors:
- a CDS encoding uroporphyrinogen decarboxylase family protein; this encodes MTSRERVMASLNFKQPDRVPIDFNAHRSSGINVIAYQNLRKYLDLPPSPLYIYDIIQQLAIVEQDVLDKFDVDTFQLGCDFDKKPEYWKDWELEDGTPCKVPVCVDVRRQGNGSFIYNSKGTIVGKQPQGCYYFEQALYPLANDDEKDDFSDYDDIQNDVMWLMVPSPPMPIDFKTPAGARELREIAAATRGKTDRAIYGIFGGNLVETAQYIFRMDNLLCDLLANPERIHKFLDVLLDRHMVNLKAYLDSVGDYIDVIGFGDDMGTQGGPQFSPEVYMDFFYPREKKMWSYIHERFPAMKICLHCCGGVRPLMPLLADAGLDAINPVQFTCKDMALEDLKKELYGKLTLWGGGCDTRRMLPQGKPSEIGPHVKKNLEILNNGGGFIFQQVHNILADIPPVNVVEMFKAVRDFC
- a CDS encoding uroporphyrinogen decarboxylase family protein, whose translation is MIEDIINKKFSDLINGGKPELNEYFRIYNNFFEDMGYDAIPFECIISDVLPGNKALYGHEPGSVHTMEDFNKYPWEKVPELFKEKYYPLFQAFSNNLPAGMKGVGGPGNGVFECIQDIVGYEKLCIMKYEDEELFPLLFQKMGDVIEQIWKDFIQTFSNAYCIMRFGDDLGYKTSTLLSPDDIREHILPAYKRVINVVHGNQHPFVLHCCGKIFPVMDDLIGIGINAKHSNEDQIAPFPYWVDTYGDRIALFGGIDMDHLVREDEKQIAELVKETCAYASKRCGFALGSGNSIAPYVPAANYLAMNRAAREFRGEKFRT